The Tenrec ecaudatus isolate mTenEca1 chromosome 6, mTenEca1.hap1, whole genome shotgun sequence genome has a window encoding:
- the PRKAG1 gene encoding 5'-AMP-activated protein kinase subunit gamma-1 isoform X2 has product MKSHRCYDLIPTSSKLVVFDTSLQVKKAFFALVTNGVRAAPLWDSKKQSFVGMLTITDFINILHRYYKSALVQIYELEEHKIETWREVYLQDSFKPLVCISPNASLFDAVSSLIRNKIHRLPVIDPESGNTLYILTHKRILKFLKLFITEFPKPEFMSKSLEELQIGTYANIAMVRTTTPVYVALGIFVQHRVSALPVVDEKGRVVDIYSKFDVINLAAEKTYNNLDVSVTKALQHRSHYFEGVLKCYRHETLETIINRLVEAEVHRLVVVDENDVVKGIVSLSDILQALVLTGGEKKP; this is encoded by the exons ATGAAGTCTCATCGCTGCTATGACCTGATCCCTACAAGCTCCAAATTGGTTGTATTTGATACTTCCCTGCAG GTGAAGAAAGCTTTCTTTGCCTTAGTGACTAATGGTGTACGAGCTGCCCCTTTGTGGGACAGTAAGAAGCAAAGTTTTGTGG GCATGCTGACTATCACCGATTTCATCAACATTCTGCACCGCTACTATAAATCAGCCTTG GTGCAGATCTATGAGCTAGAAGAACACAAGATAGAAACGTGGAGAG AGGTGTACCTACAGGACTCCTTTAAACCACTTGTCTGCATTTCTCCTAATGCCAG CTTATTTGATGCTGTCTCTTCATTAATTCGGAACAAGATCCATAGGCTGCCAGTCATTGACCCGGAATCAGGCAACACACTGTACATCCTCACCCACAAACGCATCCTCAAGTTCCTCAAGTTGTTT ATCACCGAGTTTCCCAAGCCAGAGTTCATGTCTAAGTCTCTGGAAGAGCTGCAGATCGGCACCTATGCCAACATTGCCATGGTCCGCACGACCACCCCTGTCTATGTGGCTCTGGGCATCTTTGTGCAGCACCGAGTGTCTGCCCTGCCAGTGGTGGATGAGAAGG GGCGTGTGGTGGACATCTACTCCAAGTTTGATGTTATC AATCTGGCAGCCGAGAAGACCTACAACAACCTAGATGTGTCTGTGACCAAAGCCCTGCAACATCGGTCGCATTATTTTGAGGGAGTCCTCAAGTGCTACCGTCACGAGACTCTGGAGACCATCATCAACAGGCTGGTGGAAGCAGAG GTTCACCGACTTGTGGTGGTGGATGAGAATGACGTGGTCAAGGGAATTGTATCTCTGTCCGACATCCTGCAGGCCCTTGTGCTCACAGGCGGAGAGAAGAAGCCCTGA
- the DDN gene encoding dendrin, whose product MLDGPLFSEGPDSPRELLDEESGSCLWVQKSKLLVIEVKTISCHYSHPASSRQPMDSQNSHWARWTQSRTCGPRPGSPEPPARRPWASRVLQEATNWRAGSLAEARTREQEKRKAASQEREAKETERKRRKAGGGRRSPLGRARPEPRHGPRVAQPAALPAPTRPERLGAPGRASRPSVPPQILPGAAWAGPWGARRPGPPSYEAHLLLRGAARMAPRRRWDRPPPYVAPPSYDGPHRTLGTKGGPEQAVAPTSCAPALAPAPIPAPASPAPTPARSEAGRAKKRLDPRIYRDVLGAWGLRQGQGLLGGSPGCDMARARPEFGKGPTEKGHGQSPAQTPGSPRREPAPLGPAPATSSPPRPAPRSRPHLRGTGEGREGGEASWLPKSWLPSPKRKPPRQSQTLPRPWAPGGTGWKESRGASERARPETLEGWKVTRRAHTLPRTSYRSTRGEGVFVIDATCVVIRSQYVPTPRTQQVQLVQAGEPRAVSNAASRPKGDQDEGKGPAAVPASCQKLLSSGSLSHQAQASSGMGRESDAEGGEPGDCSLQERASRILGLPVREVNLRDAPTQPASPEHAALGPTVSGDGGSAEGLEEITAVPPPPPRHVSCTWARTPGPYAGALREAVSRIRRHTAPDSDSDEAAELSVHSGSSDASDTEASSISWRSEHTPSGAGGSKGPREGVKRVELSEGIREILGVISRKEEARLRVGTAQRSPQGNREQR is encoded by the exons atgcTGGATGGCCCGCTCTTCTCCGAGGGGCCCGACAGCCCCCGGGAGCTCCTGGACGAGGAGTCTGGCAGCTGCCTCTGGGTGCAGAAGTCCAAGCTGCTGGTGATTGAAGTGAAGACCATTTCCTGTCATTATAGTCACCCGGCCTCTTCTCGACAGCCCATGGATTCCCAGAACAGCCACTGGGCCCGCTGGACACAGAGCCGCAC GTGTGGGCCGCGCCCAGGATccccggagccgccggcccgccGGCCCTGGGCCTCCAGGGTGCTGCAGGAGGCCACCAACTGGCGGGCGGGGTCCCTGGCCGAGGCCCGAACCCGGGAGCAAGAGAAAAGGAAGGCGGCGTCGCAGGAGCGGGAGGCCAAGGAGACCGAGCGAAAGAGGCGCAAAGCGGGCGGGGGCCGAAGGAGCCCCCTGGGCCGGGCCCGCCCCGAGCCCCGTCACGGTCCCCGGGTGGCCCAGCCAGCCGCACTCCCGGCTCCAACGCGGCCGGAGCGCCTCGGAGCGCCTGGCCGGGCGTCCCGTCCGTCCGTGCCGCCGCAGATCCTTCCCGGAGCGGCGTGGGCGGGGCCCTGGGGGGCTCGGCGCCCCGGGCCCCCCAGCTACGAGGCTCACCTGCTGCTGCGAGGCGCTGCCAGGATGGCCCCGAGACGCCGCTGGGACCGGCCGCCACCCTACGTGGCTCCACCCTCTTACGACGGCCCTCACCGGACCCTAGGGACCAAGGGAGGTCCCGAGCAGGCCGTGGCGCCCACCTCCTGCGCCCCCGCCCTGGCCCCGGCTCCGATCCCCGCTCCGGCTTCTCCGGCTCCGACCCCAGCCAGGTCCGAGGCAGGGCGCGCCAAGAAAAGGCTGGATCCTAGAATCTACCGGGATGTCCTCGGGGCGTGGGGCCTCAGACAGGGCCAAGGTCTCctggggggctccccaggctgtgacATGGCAAGAGCCAGGCCGGAGTTCGGCAAGGGTCCCACGGAGAAGGGCCACGGCCAGTCCCCAGCCCAAACCCCAGGGAGCCCCCGCAGGGAGCCAGCTCCGTTGGGGCCTGCCCCAGCGACTTCCAGCCCCCCGCGCCCCGCCCCCAGGTCCAGACCCCATCTTAGGGGCaccggggaggggagagaaggtggggaagcaaGCTGGCTTCCCAAAAgctggctcccctcccctaaaAGGAAGCCCCCCAGGCAGAGTCAGACCCTCCCCAGACCCTGGGCCCCCGGAGGCACTGGATGGAAAGAGTCCCGGGGCGCCAGTGAGCGGGCTCGACCCGAGACCTTGGAGGGATGGAAGGTGACCCGCCGCGCCCACACCCTGCCCCGCACTTCCTACCGCTCCACTCGGGGAGAAGGCGTCTTTGTCATTGACGCCACGTGCGTGGTGATCCGGTCCCAGTACGTGCCGACTCCCCGCACCCAGCAGGTGCAGCTTGTGCAGGCTGGGGAGCCGCGCGCTGTGAGCAATGCGGCTAGTCGACCGAAGGGGGACCAGGACGAGGGCAAGGGGCCCGCCGCTGTCCCTGCTTCTTGCCAAAAGCTGCTGTCCAGTGGTAGCCTTTCACACCAGGCCCAGGCCAGCAGCGGCATGGGGCGCGAAAGTGACGCTGAGGGCGGAGAGCCGGGGGACTGCTCCCTGCAGGAACGCGCCTCCCGAATCTTGGGGCTCCCGGTCCGCGAAGTGAACCTGCGGGACGCCCCCACGCAGCCAGCTAGCCCAGAGCATGCAGCCTTAGGCCCAACGGTTTCAGGAGACGGGGGCAGCGCCGAGGGCCTGGAGGAAATTACCGcggtcccaccaccaccaccacgacacgTGAGTTGCACCTGGGCACGGACCCCGGGACCCTACGCGGGGGCCCTTCGGGAAGCCGTGTCCCGCATCCGTCGCCACACCGCCCCAGACTCGGACTCTGATGAAGCTGCGGAACTTAGCGTCCACAGCGGCTCCTCAGATGCCAGCGACACAGAGGCCTCCAGCATCTCCTGGCGGAGTGAGCACACCCCGTCTGGGGCTGGAGGCTCCAAGGGGCCCCGGGAGGGGGTGAAGAGAGTGGAGCTAAGCGAAGGTATCCGGGAGATTCTAGGTGTCATCAGCCGAAAGGAGGAGGCCCGCCTCCGGGTGGGGACAGCCCAGAGGAGCCCACAAGGAAATAGGGAGCAGCGGTGA
- the PRKAG1 gene encoding 5'-AMP-activated protein kinase subunit gamma-1 isoform X1 → METVPSSDSSLALESEHPPETPESNNSVYTSFMKSHRCYDLIPTSSKLVVFDTSLQVKKAFFALVTNGVRAAPLWDSKKQSFVGMLTITDFINILHRYYKSALVQIYELEEHKIETWREVYLQDSFKPLVCISPNASLFDAVSSLIRNKIHRLPVIDPESGNTLYILTHKRILKFLKLFITEFPKPEFMSKSLEELQIGTYANIAMVRTTTPVYVALGIFVQHRVSALPVVDEKGRVVDIYSKFDVINLAAEKTYNNLDVSVTKALQHRSHYFEGVLKCYRHETLETIINRLVEAEVHRLVVVDENDVVKGIVSLSDILQALVLTGGEKKP, encoded by the exons ATGGAGACG GTCCCTTCTTCAGACAGCTCCCTAGCTTTGGAGAGTGAGCATCCTCCAG AGACCCCAGAGTCCAACAACAGCGTGTACACTTCCTTCATGAAGTCTCATCGCTGCTATGACCTGATCCCTACAAGCTCCAAATTGGTTGTATTTGATACTTCCCTGCAG GTGAAGAAAGCTTTCTTTGCCTTAGTGACTAATGGTGTACGAGCTGCCCCTTTGTGGGACAGTAAGAAGCAAAGTTTTGTGG GCATGCTGACTATCACCGATTTCATCAACATTCTGCACCGCTACTATAAATCAGCCTTG GTGCAGATCTATGAGCTAGAAGAACACAAGATAGAAACGTGGAGAG AGGTGTACCTACAGGACTCCTTTAAACCACTTGTCTGCATTTCTCCTAATGCCAG CTTATTTGATGCTGTCTCTTCATTAATTCGGAACAAGATCCATAGGCTGCCAGTCATTGACCCGGAATCAGGCAACACACTGTACATCCTCACCCACAAACGCATCCTCAAGTTCCTCAAGTTGTTT ATCACCGAGTTTCCCAAGCCAGAGTTCATGTCTAAGTCTCTGGAAGAGCTGCAGATCGGCACCTATGCCAACATTGCCATGGTCCGCACGACCACCCCTGTCTATGTGGCTCTGGGCATCTTTGTGCAGCACCGAGTGTCTGCCCTGCCAGTGGTGGATGAGAAGG GGCGTGTGGTGGACATCTACTCCAAGTTTGATGTTATC AATCTGGCAGCCGAGAAGACCTACAACAACCTAGATGTGTCTGTGACCAAAGCCCTGCAACATCGGTCGCATTATTTTGAGGGAGTCCTCAAGTGCTACCGTCACGAGACTCTGGAGACCATCATCAACAGGCTGGTGGAAGCAGAG GTTCACCGACTTGTGGTGGTGGATGAGAATGACGTGGTCAAGGGAATTGTATCTCTGTCCGACATCCTGCAGGCCCTTGTGCTCACAGGCGGAGAGAAGAAGCCCTGA